The Nitrospiraceae bacterium genome has a window encoding:
- the miaA gene encoding tRNA (adenosine(37)-N6)-dimethylallyltransferase MiaA — protein MVPCSDSLLSMRPLIVVVGPTAVGKSEIALSLAAALDTEILTADSRQVYRGMDIATDKPPLALRRGIAHRLIDLVEPDEPFNAGDYRAQAQQEIVRLYAAGRVPLVVGGTGLYVRTLVRGLCDAPRANPAYRDELVRAAREADKGFLHRRLSQIDPESAARLHPNDEVKIIRALEVHHVAGRRLSDLHREHAFADHSFSVLMLGLMRDREELYRRIDERVDGMFARGLIAETESLLAKGYGRALGSMKGLGYRQVCGYLAGEYDRAEALRLLKRDTRHFAKRQLTWFRSEPALRWYQIGDHEDPETVAARVLRDIRAFLAGLESQSEAARPGASAQEGVKDGA, from the coding sequence ATGGTACCGTGCTCCGATTCCCTCCTCTCGATGCGGCCCTTGATCGTCGTGGTCGGGCCGACCGCCGTCGGCAAGAGTGAAATCGCCCTGAGCCTGGCTGCAGCGCTGGACACGGAAATTTTGACCGCGGATTCCCGCCAAGTCTACCGCGGGATGGATATTGCCACGGACAAACCGCCTCTGGCCCTGCGACGCGGTATCGCTCATCGACTGATTGATCTGGTAGAGCCTGATGAACCATTCAACGCGGGTGACTACCGGGCGCAGGCTCAGCAAGAGATCGTGCGTCTCTATGCGGCTGGGCGAGTGCCTCTTGTCGTCGGGGGGACCGGCCTCTACGTGAGGACGTTGGTTCGAGGTTTGTGTGACGCGCCGCGGGCCAACCCTGCCTATCGGGACGAGTTAGTACGGGCTGCGCGCGAGGCCGACAAGGGGTTTCTTCACCGGCGACTGAGTCAGATCGATCCCGAGTCGGCGGCACGGCTGCATCCGAACGATGAAGTCAAAATCATTCGCGCGCTGGAAGTTCATCACGTCGCGGGACGGCGGTTGTCCGACCTGCATCGGGAGCATGCATTCGCCGATCACTCGTTTTCCGTCCTGATGCTTGGCCTCATGCGTGACCGTGAGGAACTGTATCGTCGAATCGACGAGCGGGTGGACGGCATGTTCGCGCGGGGGCTGATTGCGGAAACGGAATCGCTTCTTGCCAAAGGCTACGGGCGGGCGTTGGGTTCGATGAAGGGGTTGGGCTATCGGCAAGTCTGCGGGTATCTGGCCGGGGAGTATGACCGCGCCGAGGCGCTGCGTCTGCTGAAGCGCGATACCCGGCATTTCGCCAAGCGTCAGCTCACTTGGTTTCGGAGCGAGCCGGCCTTGCGCTGGTATCAGATCGGCGACCACGAGGATCCCGAGACGGTGGCAGCGCGGGTGCTGCGCGACATTCGAGCATTTCTTGCGGGATTAGAATCGCAATCGGAGGCGGCTCGCCCCGGTGCGTCGGCCCAGGAAGGAGTGAAGGACGGGGCATGA
- the ybgF gene encoding tol-pal system protein YbgF: MYERSRVEADGETMPVNQIASQNGRRPGWYPLICGLGLSLLSGCVAQQADLKQTERELQRKIKQSTEELAQTRARQSQEIVSLREQDIPALRGDLDKAVHKAQTLEVRQDDLVAKLAAQDSKVDRRLSEGEKRSAEDNKRLGWVEKQLVDQDALLKNDRERHKAEMAAVTARLDQLTSHLDATQKNILDAVQKTTGALAQKVDGRFEEQQKAIHAAEVKQQNLAQIESQNRSITDQVSKFSQALIDFKQALGGLSERLAQQDQAVKHLAATVEQENNGLVKRTDALAAKIEADNKVTAEHLSGMNRSVTSVVKALEDAGGRLTSRGDEQERRFEEMGRNFAHVQSQILTLDKNLENQHSFLKQVEQHLAAQRASVAQRTESAPVVAEVAPLPPTPPAPVPAPVAEPTPPPVPSNNLVARSEPRMSALPDREAYERTLTRFKEGDLDAARQGFAEFITQHPNSELAPNARFWLGETYYGKKDYTRAIDAYDQVQLNHPASEKVPAALLKKGYAYLALKDRKKAASALKQVIDLYPKTPEANKAVDKLNQLKELH, translated from the coding sequence ATGTATGAGAGAAGTCGAGTCGAAGCCGACGGGGAGACCATGCCGGTGAACCAGATCGCGAGCCAGAACGGGCGACGGCCCGGTTGGTATCCCTTGATTTGCGGGTTGGGACTTTCCCTTCTCTCAGGTTGCGTTGCGCAGCAGGCGGATCTCAAGCAGACGGAACGGGAACTCCAGCGGAAGATCAAGCAATCGACCGAGGAGCTTGCCCAGACCAGGGCCCGACAGAGTCAGGAAATCGTGTCGTTGCGCGAGCAGGATATTCCGGCGTTGCGCGGCGATCTCGATAAAGCCGTCCACAAGGCGCAGACACTCGAGGTGCGGCAGGACGATCTGGTTGCCAAACTGGCCGCGCAGGACTCCAAGGTGGACCGGCGCCTCAGCGAGGGCGAGAAGCGGTCGGCGGAGGACAACAAGCGTCTCGGCTGGGTCGAGAAGCAGTTGGTCGACCAGGATGCGTTGTTGAAGAATGATCGGGAGCGTCACAAGGCCGAGATGGCCGCCGTGACGGCTCGATTGGACCAACTGACGTCGCACCTGGATGCCACACAAAAGAATATTCTCGACGCCGTCCAGAAGACGACCGGCGCCCTCGCGCAGAAAGTCGATGGGCGGTTCGAGGAACAACAGAAGGCCATCCACGCCGCCGAGGTCAAACAGCAGAACCTGGCGCAGATCGAATCACAGAATCGGTCCATTACGGACCAGGTGTCGAAGTTCAGCCAGGCATTGATCGATTTCAAGCAGGCGCTGGGAGGCCTCAGTGAACGTCTGGCGCAGCAGGATCAGGCGGTCAAGCACCTTGCCGCCACGGTGGAGCAGGAAAACAACGGCCTTGTGAAACGGACGGATGCCCTGGCCGCAAAGATCGAAGCTGACAACAAGGTGACGGCCGAACACTTGTCGGGCATGAATCGCAGTGTGACTTCCGTGGTGAAGGCACTGGAAGATGCCGGTGGCCGGCTTACCAGCCGCGGGGACGAACAGGAGCGGCGCTTTGAAGAGATGGGGCGGAATTTTGCCCATGTGCAGTCGCAAATTCTGACGCTGGACAAGAATCTGGAAAACCAGCATTCGTTTCTGAAGCAGGTCGAACAGCATTTGGCGGCGCAACGGGCCAGCGTGGCGCAACGGACCGAATCGGCCCCGGTGGTGGCCGAGGTCGCTCCGCTTCCGCCCACGCCGCCCGCGCCGGTCCCAGCCCCTGTCGCGGAACCAACGCCTCCCCCGGTACCCTCGAATAATTTGGTCGCCCGCAGCGAGCCTCGCATGTCTGCGTTGCCGGACCGTGAGGCGTACGAGCGTACCCTGACTCGCTTCAAGGAAGGGGATCTCGATGCGGCTCGCCAGGGTTTCGCCGAATTCATCACGCAGCATCCGAATTCCGAATTGGCGCCGAACGCGCGGTTTTGGCTTGGTGAGACCTATTATGGGAAGAAAGACTATACCCGTGCGATTGATGCGTACGATCAGGTTCAGCTGAACCATCCGGCCAGCGAAAAGGTCCCGGCAGCGTTGCTCAAGAAGGGCTACGCCTATCTGGCGTTGAAAGATCGCAAAAAGGCCGCCTCGGCCCTGAAGCAGGTCATTGATTTGTACCCGAAGACGCCGGAAGCCAATAAGGCGGTCGACAAGCTGAATCAATTAAAGGAGCTACATTAG
- the ybgF gene encoding tol-pal system protein YbgF, whose translation MSARTFVQLSAAGLTCSLLITGCAKHADFLEVRDQVATIAKTQDQEQKRFEAIQRRVESLERVREPEGGKIRLDEAMTRLQKLEARLGKIEETQIAQAAQLRSDQVLAESARQARVAKPSGPAPEVPTIVPGVPSITPTSAFNLAYNDYLNGKYDLAVSGFQRFIKDFPSTSLTPNAHYWLGESYYAQKDYIRAIQSFDHVVNEYPGNEKVPAALFKLGLSAAETGDTTKSRKYLKRVIEEYSTSDEAKLAKAKMAEIR comes from the coding sequence ATGAGTGCCCGAACATTCGTCCAGCTGTCGGCGGCGGGCTTGACCTGCAGTCTCCTGATCACCGGTTGTGCCAAGCACGCCGATTTTCTCGAGGTGCGTGATCAGGTTGCCACCATCGCGAAGACGCAGGATCAAGAGCAGAAGCGGTTCGAAGCGATCCAGCGGCGGGTGGAATCCCTGGAGCGGGTCCGTGAACCCGAAGGGGGCAAGATTCGGCTGGATGAAGCGATGACGCGGCTCCAGAAATTGGAAGCGCGACTCGGAAAGATCGAGGAAACCCAGATCGCCCAGGCAGCCCAGTTGAGGTCCGATCAGGTCCTCGCTGAATCGGCCCGCCAGGCACGCGTAGCCAAGCCGTCCGGACCTGCGCCGGAGGTGCCGACCATCGTCCCGGGCGTTCCCTCGATTACGCCGACCTCGGCCTTCAACTTGGCCTACAACGACTATCTCAACGGCAAGTATGATTTGGCCGTGAGCGGGTTCCAGCGCTTCATCAAAGATTTCCCGTCCACCTCTTTGACGCCGAACGCCCACTATTGGCTGGGCGAATCGTATTATGCCCAGAAAGATTACATTCGGGCGATTCAGTCCTTTGACCATGTGGTGAACGAATACCCCGGCAATGAGAAGGTTCCCGCTGCGCTGTTCAAACTGGGATTGTCGGCGGCCGAAACGGGCGACACGACCAAGTCGCGCAAGTATTTGAAGCGGGTTATCGAGGAATACTCGACCTCCGACGAAGCCAAGCTGGCAAAGGCGAAGATGGCCGAGATCCGATGA
- the mtnP gene encoding S-methyl-5'-thioadenosine phosphorylase → MIRTSKQARAAIGIIGGSGLYDIEGLQHVREVKVRTPFGNPSDALILGTLAGARVAFLSRHGRGHRINPSGINYRANIYALKSLGVTKVISISAVGSMKESIRPGDIVLPDQFIDLTKRRLSTFFDEGIVAHVGFGDPVCAPLASALETAVGKLDARFHVGGTYVCMEGPQFSTKAESRLYRQWGVDVIGMTNMPEAKLAREAELCYATVALATDYDCWHETEEAVTVEAILATLHKNVALAKQVLRTVVPTLVPDQPCACNQALRDAIVTAPDRMSAEAKRRLGLLIAPYVSARKGKR, encoded by the coding sequence ATGATACGAACAAGCAAACAGGCACGCGCCGCGATCGGCATCATCGGCGGCAGCGGGCTCTATGACATTGAAGGGCTTCAGCATGTGCGGGAGGTAAAAGTGCGGACCCCGTTTGGGAATCCCTCGGACGCACTGATACTCGGGACGCTGGCCGGGGCACGGGTCGCGTTTCTCTCCCGACACGGACGAGGGCATCGAATCAATCCGAGCGGCATCAACTATCGAGCGAATATCTACGCGCTCAAGTCGTTGGGCGTGACCAAAGTGATTTCCATCAGCGCCGTCGGGAGCATGAAAGAATCGATCAGACCGGGCGACATCGTGCTGCCGGATCAGTTCATCGATCTCACGAAACGACGCCTGTCCACGTTTTTCGACGAAGGAATTGTGGCGCATGTGGGCTTCGGCGACCCGGTCTGTGCCCCGTTGGCGTCGGCGCTGGAGACCGCCGTAGGGAAGCTCGACGCGCGGTTCCACGTGGGCGGCACGTATGTGTGCATGGAAGGGCCGCAGTTCTCGACGAAGGCGGAGTCGCGCCTGTATCGGCAATGGGGAGTCGACGTGATCGGGATGACCAACATGCCTGAAGCCAAACTGGCCCGCGAAGCCGAACTCTGTTATGCCACGGTGGCATTGGCGACGGATTATGACTGTTGGCACGAAACCGAAGAAGCCGTGACGGTTGAAGCAATCTTGGCTACACTGCATAAGAATGTGGCGCTGGCCAAGCAGGTGTTGAGAACGGTCGTCCCTACCTTGGTGCCGGATCAGCCTTGCGCATGCAACCAGGCTCTGCGCGACGCCATCGTGACCGCGCCGGATCGGATGTCGGCTGAGGCGAAGCGTCGGTTGGGCTTGTTGATCGCGCCATACGTGTCTGCGCGGAAAGGAAAACGGTGA
- the pal gene encoding peptidoglycan-associated lipoprotein Pal: protein MRIRVGTIGLTAVAAMLLISQSGCSKKSIQSGGDAQSSERGMAKSGTTMPPTMPTQPSTPSQPSTGGTFPDLSLASKAEEPETGGLRGFDSVAGGKSPAEERLGGGGTMLAKVEPSESTARQIEEIRREQAKEQAASADAGLQDVFFGYDSWTITEDAKQALVRDAQWIKGNPSALVKIEGHCDERGTLAYNLVLGEKRAKAVRNYLVELGIGANRLAVVSYGKERPFCNDHNESCYQQNRRGHVVVRSK, encoded by the coding sequence ATGAGGATACGGGTAGGGACCATAGGCCTGACAGCCGTCGCAGCGATGCTGTTGATCAGCCAGTCGGGTTGCTCGAAGAAGTCGATCCAGTCCGGCGGCGACGCGCAATCGTCGGAGCGTGGAATGGCCAAGTCCGGCACCACCATGCCGCCGACCATGCCGACTCAGCCGAGCACGCCGAGCCAGCCCAGCACGGGCGGGACATTCCCGGACTTGTCGTTGGCGAGCAAGGCGGAAGAACCCGAGACCGGTGGCCTCCGCGGCTTTGATTCGGTTGCGGGCGGAAAGTCTCCGGCCGAGGAGCGGTTGGGTGGCGGTGGAACGATGTTGGCGAAGGTCGAGCCGTCCGAGAGCACGGCCCGCCAGATCGAGGAGATTCGTCGAGAGCAGGCGAAGGAACAGGCCGCGTCGGCGGATGCCGGACTGCAGGATGTCTTTTTCGGCTACGACAGCTGGACCATTACCGAAGACGCCAAGCAAGCCTTAGTCAGGGATGCCCAGTGGATTAAGGGCAATCCCAGTGCCCTGGTGAAGATTGAAGGGCACTGCGACGAGCGTGGGACGCTGGCCTACAACCTTGTGTTGGGAGAGAAGCGCGCCAAGGCTGTGCGGAACTACCTGGTGGAACTCGGTATCGGCGCCAACCGGTTGGCCGTGGTGTCCTATGGAAAGGAACGGCCGTTCTGCAACGACCACAACGAGAGCTGTTACCAGCAGAATCGTCGTGGACACGTGGTGGTCCGGTCGAAATAA
- a CDS encoding tetratricopeptide repeat protein, protein MASVQAVTERQSWSRQWMPALLLPLALAVGCAASEDNLRKSKGFYQEGIARMSTDQQQAYVSFQKAVKLNPDNKEAHYGLGHIYATQGRLKQAEESFREAIRVDGDYSEAQTYLGQVLANQDHWKEAIAAYRQALSNPLYSTPDLARFHLGRALIHEGEFQAAMESLEDATTVTPPNVPPAMLQLELGRVYYKLGFDVRAREALTKVATLDKTGEHAAAAKELLSKLKP, encoded by the coding sequence ATGGCCTCCGTGCAGGCCGTGACGGAGAGACAGTCCTGGAGTCGGCAATGGATGCCGGCGTTGTTGTTGCCGCTCGCATTGGCGGTCGGTTGCGCGGCGAGCGAGGATAACCTTCGGAAGTCGAAAGGCTTCTACCAGGAAGGCATCGCGCGGATGAGCACGGATCAACAGCAGGCCTATGTCTCGTTTCAAAAGGCCGTCAAGCTGAATCCGGACAACAAGGAGGCGCACTACGGCCTCGGCCACATCTATGCGACCCAAGGCCGTCTCAAGCAAGCTGAAGAGTCCTTCCGCGAGGCGATTCGCGTCGACGGCGACTATTCCGAAGCGCAGACCTATCTGGGGCAGGTGCTGGCGAATCAGGACCACTGGAAAGAAGCGATCGCCGCCTATCGCCAAGCGTTGAGCAATCCGCTCTATTCGACGCCGGACCTGGCCCGGTTTCACCTGGGGCGGGCCTTGATCCATGAAGGCGAGTTTCAGGCGGCGATGGAATCACTGGAGGATGCGACGACGGTCACGCCTCCGAACGTGCCGCCGGCGATGCTGCAACTCGAGTTGGGGCGCGTGTATTACAAGTTGGGATTCGACGTGCGGGCGCGCGAAGCGCTGACGAAGGTCGCCACGCTCGATAAGACCGGCGAGCATGCTGCGGCGGCAAAAGAATTGCTGAGCAAGCTCAAACCATAG
- the mutL gene encoding DNA mismatch repair endonuclease MutL, translated as MGVVSSSGKIQVLPDDVIGRIAAGEVVERPAAVVKELIENSLDAGSSTITVEIKDGGLGLIRVTDDGEGMSRSDAMLAFQRHATSKLRSDAELTAVRTMGFRGEALPSIAAVSKVRVLTLAQGASIGTQLWLADGETVRVEDAAAIPGTSIEVAELFFNTPARRKFLKSTTTEFSHISHAIQLAALAWPQVHFRLLHNGYEVFNLPGVSSSRDRVLQVYRGAFGEGALGIEAERNGVTVRGFIIDPVRARASRTPQDLFVNRRPIKNSTVSHAVSDGYSSFLAKGQNPLFVLFLDLDPSRVDVNVHPTKREVRFADPELIHQAVRSAVRQVLGRVQIASSLAGAVTQEERPSSSHALWSGALPSSFRPAEADPDSGAAPAPPEVQTSFVQEAGAAYRPGDTPDVVPLGQMGRTYLIAQVGNELAVVDQHTAHERVLFERLWRAWQGKTLPSQPLLLPEPLELPVQKALLLQQHLGELERLGLGIEPFGTSSFLIRSLPILLGHADTASLVQDLIEDLERWETVSSLEEKVRPVLASLACHGAVRAGRSMALPEIKQLVQDWGAEGWIMTCPHGRRVAFRLSAEEMGRLFDRP; from the coding sequence ATGGGTGTGGTCAGTAGCTCCGGAAAGATTCAGGTTTTACCCGACGACGTCATCGGCCGTATCGCCGCCGGAGAGGTCGTTGAGCGCCCCGCCGCCGTCGTCAAAGAATTGATCGAGAACAGTCTGGACGCCGGCAGCAGCACGATCACGGTCGAGATCAAAGACGGCGGGCTCGGCTTGATTCGTGTGACGGATGACGGCGAGGGGATGAGCCGGTCCGATGCGATGTTGGCGTTTCAACGCCACGCCACGAGCAAGCTTCGGTCTGATGCAGAGTTGACCGCCGTCCGGACCATGGGTTTTCGCGGGGAAGCGCTGCCGAGCATTGCCGCCGTCTCGAAGGTACGAGTGCTGACGCTGGCGCAGGGCGCGTCGATTGGCACGCAATTGTGGCTGGCCGACGGCGAAACCGTCCGGGTTGAAGATGCCGCCGCGATTCCTGGTACCAGCATCGAAGTCGCCGAACTGTTCTTTAATACGCCGGCCCGCCGCAAGTTCCTCAAATCCACCACGACGGAATTTTCCCATATCAGCCATGCCATCCAATTGGCGGCGTTGGCCTGGCCGCAGGTGCACTTCCGCCTGCTGCATAACGGCTATGAAGTGTTCAACCTGCCCGGCGTATCGTCGTCGCGCGACCGAGTGCTGCAGGTCTACCGTGGGGCTTTCGGAGAGGGTGCTTTAGGGATCGAGGCCGAGCGGAACGGCGTGACCGTCCGGGGGTTCATCATTGATCCGGTGCGGGCCCGTGCGTCACGCACGCCGCAGGACCTCTTCGTGAATCGCCGACCGATCAAGAACAGCACGGTGTCCCACGCGGTCAGCGACGGGTACAGCTCCTTTCTTGCCAAGGGGCAGAATCCGCTGTTCGTGCTCTTCTTGGACCTCGATCCGTCCCGTGTCGATGTCAATGTCCATCCCACGAAGCGGGAAGTGCGGTTTGCGGACCCCGAGCTGATTCACCAAGCCGTTCGATCTGCCGTCCGACAGGTACTCGGACGCGTCCAGATTGCCTCGTCGCTTGCCGGCGCAGTGACCCAAGAGGAGCGGCCATCGTCGTCGCATGCCTTGTGGAGCGGCGCGTTGCCCTCTTCGTTCCGGCCGGCTGAAGCCGATCCCGACTCGGGGGCCGCACCAGCTCCTCCTGAGGTGCAGACCTCTTTTGTGCAGGAAGCCGGAGCTGCGTACAGACCCGGTGACACCCCGGACGTCGTGCCCTTGGGACAAATGGGACGTACCTATCTCATCGCGCAGGTGGGAAATGAGTTGGCCGTCGTCGATCAGCATACGGCCCATGAGCGTGTGCTCTTCGAACGGCTGTGGCGCGCATGGCAGGGGAAAACGCTTCCCTCCCAACCGCTGTTATTGCCTGAGCCTCTCGAACTACCCGTGCAGAAGGCGCTCCTGTTGCAGCAACATTTGGGCGAGTTGGAACGGTTGGGGCTGGGTATCGAGCCCTTCGGGACCTCGTCCTTTCTGATCCGCAGTTTGCCGATCCTGCTGGGACATGCCGATACGGCCTCGCTCGTGCAGGATTTGATCGAAGATCTCGAGCGATGGGAGACGGTTTCCTCGCTGGAGGAAAAGGTTCGCCCGGTGCTCGCCTCCTTGGCTTGCCACGGCGCGGTGCGGGCGGGGCGCTCCATGGCCTTGCCGGAGATCAAGCAATTGGTGCAAGACTGGGGTGCCGAAGGCTGGATCATGACCTGCCCCCACGGCCGCCGCGTGGCCTTCCGGCTTTCGGCCGAAGAGATGGGCCGTCTCTTCGATCGGCCGTAA
- a CDS encoding helix-turn-helix domain-containing protein → MESVGEFFRQVRETKGLTVEEVASKTRIRSDFVKALEEGNFAKLPDQVFARGFVRSYARSLGLDEEDAIHRFVQSAGAFYEKQGERERLRQRQVEEERRRKANRKAVGIAIAIAIITLVFLLSREQSATLVRRASSDVPPPSKKTMPFSKEGRDAAPKQDADLPPPITAAAKPVDVPAPPAKAILEKTTPAPAPQMVAKAPVPAEPAVAPAAAQGGSDGPLAGLSVDGPVGSDGPLVLDLEATELSWVVVQVDAGSPQEALLRPGEKAQWKAQDQFSVTLGNAGGVKAELNGKPQKPFGPSGKVVRDVVLKR, encoded by the coding sequence ATGGAATCAGTTGGAGAATTCTTTCGGCAGGTTCGGGAGACGAAGGGCCTCACCGTCGAGGAGGTCGCTTCGAAGACCCGAATCCGGTCGGATTTCGTCAAGGCATTGGAAGAGGGGAATTTCGCCAAGTTGCCCGACCAGGTCTTTGCACGGGGCTTCGTCCGTTCCTATGCCCGCTCGCTCGGGTTGGACGAAGAGGATGCGATTCATCGATTCGTCCAGTCCGCCGGAGCCTTTTACGAAAAGCAGGGCGAACGGGAACGGCTCAGACAGCGTCAGGTTGAGGAAGAACGTCGCCGTAAGGCCAACCGGAAAGCCGTCGGAATCGCGATCGCGATCGCCATCATCACCTTAGTGTTTCTGTTGAGCCGCGAACAGTCGGCAACGCTTGTGCGCCGCGCTAGTTCGGATGTGCCGCCGCCTTCGAAAAAGACGATGCCGTTTTCTAAGGAAGGGCGTGACGCGGCACCCAAGCAGGATGCGGATCTTCCTCCGCCCATCACGGCGGCAGCCAAACCGGTCGATGTGCCGGCTCCGCCGGCCAAGGCCATTCTGGAAAAGACGACTCCGGCGCCGGCTCCTCAGATGGTGGCCAAGGCCCCTGTGCCGGCCGAACCGGCCGTCGCTCCGGCAGCGGCCCAGGGTGGTTCTGACGGCCCCCTAGCCGGACTCTCAGTCGACGGTCCCGTCGGTTCGGACGGTCCCCTCGTACTTGATTTGGAAGCGACGGAACTCAGTTGGGTGGTCGTGCAGGTGGATGCCGGCAGTCCGCAGGAAGCGCTTCTCCGTCCAGGAGAAAAAGCTCAGTGGAAAGCGCAGGACCAGTTTTCCGTGACCCTCGGCAACGCTGGAGGGGTCAAGGCGGAACTCAACGGCAAGCCCCAGAAGCCTTTCGGTCCGAGCGGAAAGGTTGTTCGCGACGTCGTCCTAAAACGTTGA
- a CDS encoding sugar kinase, with translation MGKLLVVGSVALDTVKTPFGEAEEVLGGSATYFSTAASYFTNVDLIAVVGDDFPEKHITFLKSRKIDLAGLERRPGATFRWKGAYSHQLNEAQTLDTKLNVFETFRPKIPAQYRSPEVLFLGNIDPELQLDVLQQVNRPAVVACDTMNFWINGKRDALWKVLEHIDILIINDGEARALGDDPNLVKVAKKILARGPKHLIVKRGEYGVLMFNEKQVFGAPAFPLEEVRDPTGAGDTFAGGFLGYLAATGNRSSEAIRQAIIFGSVMASFTVEAFSLDRLKILDYKEIEARYKAFKQLTHFEDVG, from the coding sequence ATGGGAAAGCTGTTGGTTGTGGGTTCGGTGGCATTGGATACGGTGAAGACGCCGTTCGGCGAAGCGGAAGAAGTGTTGGGCGGATCGGCGACGTACTTTTCGACCGCAGCGAGCTACTTCACCAACGTGGATTTGATTGCGGTCGTCGGTGACGATTTTCCGGAAAAGCATATCACCTTTCTGAAGAGCCGAAAGATCGATCTGGCCGGATTGGAGCGGCGTCCGGGTGCGACCTTTCGATGGAAGGGCGCCTATTCGCATCAACTGAACGAGGCACAGACGCTGGATACGAAACTGAATGTCTTCGAAACGTTCCGGCCGAAAATTCCGGCCCAGTATCGTTCACCGGAAGTTCTGTTTCTCGGGAACATCGATCCGGAACTGCAACTCGATGTGCTTCAGCAGGTCAACCGCCCGGCCGTCGTGGCCTGCGATACGATGAACTTTTGGATCAACGGCAAGCGGGATGCTTTGTGGAAGGTGTTGGAGCACATCGACATCCTCATCATTAACGACGGAGAGGCCCGCGCGCTGGGCGATGATCCGAATTTGGTGAAGGTGGCGAAGAAGATCTTGGCCCGCGGTCCGAAACACCTGATCGTGAAGCGGGGCGAATACGGCGTGCTGATGTTCAATGAGAAGCAGGTGTTCGGCGCACCGGCGTTTCCGCTCGAGGAGGTACGGGATCCCACCGGTGCGGGCGATACGTTCGCGGGCGGGTTCCTCGGCTACCTCGCGGCGACCGGGAATCGTTCATCGGAGGCGATTCGACAGGCCATCATCTTCGGCAGCGTCATGGCCTCATTTACAGTAGAAGCCTTTAGCCTTGACCGATTGAAGATCCTGGATTACAAAGAGATTGAGGCGCGATACAAGGCCTTCAAGCAACTCACGCACTTCGAGGATGTGGGCTGA